In the Candidatus Woesearchaeota archaeon genome, one interval contains:
- a CDS encoding 30S ribosomal protein S11, translating into MAEEKPKVQSTEPSVEKTAPKSTYSKPVGARTPDKFNRNTDRRPAPRPEYKRRPVKWGVCHIYSTYNNTIIHITDITGTESIARTSGGQVVKTDRLESSPTAAMIAAKKAAEIAKDKGITGIHVRIRARGGHNGPSNPGPGAQAAVRAFSRMGLRIGVIEDVTPIPHDGCRKKGGKRGRRV; encoded by the coding sequence ATGGCTGAAGAAAAACCAAAAGTACAATCAACAGAACCTAGTGTAGAAAAAACTGCACCTAAAAGTACCTATAGTAAACCGGTAGGTGCAAGGACGCCAGATAAATTTAATCGTAATACTGACCGAAGACCTGCGCCTAGGCCAGAATATAAACGTAGACCGGTTAAATGGGGAGTTTGTCATATTTATTCAACATATAATAATACTATTATTCACATTACGGATATTACTGGAACTGAAAGTATAGCGCGTACTTCTGGTGGTCAAGTTGTTAAAACAGATCGTTTAGAATCAAGTCCTACTGCTGCAATGATTGCTGCTAAAAAAGCTGCAGAAATTGCAAAAGATAAAGGAATTACAGGAATTCATGTTCGAATCCGAGCTAGAGGCGGCCATAATGGTCCTTCAAATCCAGGCCCTGGTGCTCAAGCAGCAGTTAGAGCATTTTCAAGAATGGGTTTAAGAATCGGAGTTATTGAAGACGTAACGCCAATCCCTCACGATGGGTGCAGGAAAAAAGGCGGAAAGCGAGGTCGAAGAGTTTAA
- a CDS encoding 50S ribosomal protein L13, which produces MIVDAKDLIAGRLAAVVAKKALLGETIDIVNSEYAVMSGSRDQIFARFKQKRDHGIPLKGPYYPRQADRILRRMIRGMLPYKQEKGVTAFKRIMCWKGVPEVFNDKKFETFEQFSVRKLPNLKFVTIGEVSQFLGGKLE; this is translated from the coding sequence ATGATAGTTGATGCAAAAGATCTAATTGCTGGACGTTTAGCAGCAGTCGTTGCTAAAAAAGCTTTATTAGGTGAAACCATAGATATTGTTAATAGTGAATATGCTGTTATGAGTGGTTCTCGTGATCAGATTTTTGCTAGATTTAAACAAAAAAGAGATCATGGTATTCCATTAAAAGGTCCTTATTATCCTAGACAGGCAGATAGAATTTTACGTCGAATGATTCGAGGTATGCTGCCATACAAACAAGAAAAAGGAGTTACTGCTTTCAAACGTATTATGTGTTGGAAAGGAGTTCCTGAAGTTTTTAATGATAAAAAGTTTGAGACATTTGAACAGTTCAGTGTTCGTAAACTTCCTAATCTTAAGTTCGTTACTATTGGAGAAGTCTCTCAATTTTTAGGTGGTAAACTTGAGTAA
- a CDS encoding Lrp/AsnC family transcriptional regulator, translating into MVNLDKKDLRIIYCLCQNSRQSLSSIASLVGLSKNSVKYRVDRLIKNEFMDNFSPAINTYLFGFNTFDILIKLNASPNQEKEVINYLSDYPFTTWFASLSGEWDLILELAAKDSIHLGKMLYEICSKIGDKIVNYDVIITFDFLKLTPLPEDFFDPVNLKLKDDPIRTLKPVTLDNIDANILSLLCKNCTIPQYEIAKQVGLSADSVRYRIKNLEKSGVIVKYIPTFFMKNLGYSEYSVILDLKKPNPDLLAKLYSYIVQNKNITYAISDAIKPRISLYVVVKSSSDLDYLLKELRSLFLDVIRSQKFMLVSKHHKFNLFPKGVKNSF; encoded by the coding sequence ATGGTGAATTTGGATAAAAAAGATCTTAGAATAATTTATTGCTTATGCCAAAATAGCCGTCAAAGCTTGTCTAGTATTGCATCGCTGGTTGGTCTTAGTAAAAATTCTGTAAAATATCGCGTTGATAGATTAATTAAGAATGAATTTATGGATAATTTTTCTCCTGCAATTAACACCTATTTATTTGGGTTTAACACGTTTGACATTTTAATTAAACTTAATGCGAGTCCGAATCAAGAAAAAGAAGTCATTAATTATTTGTCTGATTATCCTTTCACAACTTGGTTTGCTTCTTTATCTGGTGAGTGGGATTTAATTTTAGAACTTGCTGCAAAAGATTCAATTCATTTGGGTAAGATGTTGTATGAAATTTGTTCAAAAATTGGTGATAAGATTGTTAATTATGATGTAATCATTACTTTTGATTTTCTTAAATTAACTCCTCTTCCTGAAGATTTTTTTGATCCTGTAAATCTAAAATTAAAAGATGATCCTATAAGAACTTTAAAGCCTGTAACTCTTGATAATATTGATGCAAATATTTTATCTCTTCTCTGTAAAAATTGCACAATTCCTCAGTATGAAATTGCAAAACAAGTTGGGTTATCTGCTGATTCTGTGAGGTATAGAATTAAAAATTTAGAAAAATCAGGGGTGATTGTAAAATATATTCCTACCTTTTTTATGAAAAATTTGGGTTATTCTGAGTACTCTGTAATTCTTGATTTAAAAAAACCAAATCCTGATTTATTGGCTAAGCTTTATTCGTATATTGTTCAAAATAAAAATATTACTTATGCAATTAGTGATGCAATTAAACCGAGAATTTCATTGTATGTTGTAGTCAAATCAAGTTCTGATTTGGATTATTTATTAAAAGAATTAAGAAGTTTATTTTTGGATGTTATTCGTTCACAAAAATTTATGTTGGTATCAAAACATCACAAATTTAATTTATTTCCAAAAGGTGTTAAAAACTCTTTTTAA
- a CDS encoding DNA-directed RNA polymerase subunit D — MIVTSLESDKKNGKISFVLEQSSPAFANMLRRSIINDIPTMAIEDVEFRKNTSVLYDEIVAHRLGLIPIKTDLKSYNLPANCACEGAGCAKCSLKLTLKAKGPGVVYASEIESQDPKVVPVHPKMPIVKLTKGQQIEIEATAILGTGSEHSKWSAGHCFFKCKPDIKIGKVDNADMVAKICPVNVFDVKSGKLVINKDNYFKCHLCGACTDVADIKLNESDSDFIFFVESWGQLKPSEMINCAVEYFQQKVEKLSESFK, encoded by the coding sequence ATGATTGTTACCTCTCTTGAATCTGATAAAAAGAATGGTAAAATATCTTTTGTTTTAGAACAGTCTAGTCCTGCTTTTGCTAATATGCTTAGAAGGTCAATAATTAATGATATTCCGACTATGGCAATTGAAGACGTTGAATTTAGAAAAAATACATCTGTTTTGTATGATGAAATTGTTGCACATAGATTAGGATTAATTCCTATTAAAACTGATCTTAAATCATATAATCTTCCAGCAAATTGTGCTTGTGAAGGTGCAGGTTGTGCTAAATGTTCATTAAAATTAACATTAAAAGCTAAAGGTCCTGGAGTGGTTTATGCATCAGAAATAGAATCTCAAGATCCTAAAGTTGTTCCAGTTCATCCAAAAATGCCTATTGTTAAACTAACAAAAGGGCAACAGATTGAAATTGAAGCAACTGCAATCCTTGGAACTGGAAGTGAGCACTCAAAATGGAGTGCAGGTCATTGTTTTTTCAAGTGCAAACCTGATATTAAAATTGGTAAAGTTGATAATGCAGATATGGTCGCAAAAATTTGCCCAGTTAATGTTTTTGATGTTAAAAGTGGCAAACTAGTAATCAACAAAGATAATTATTTCAAATGCCATCTTTGTGGTGCTTGCACTGATGTTGCAGATATCAAACTTAATGAAAGCGATTCAGATTTTATATTTTTTGTAGAAAGTTGGGGTCAATTAAAACCCTCCGAAATGATTAATTGTGCGGTTGAATATTTTCAACAAAAAGTAGAAAAATTAAGTGAATCATTCAAATAA
- a CDS encoding 30S ribosomal protein S4, with amino-acid sequence MGDPKKTRKKYSGPNHPWNKERIEEEKALKAEFGLKNKTEIYRMNSLLRNFFLQAKKLVTQTGSQAEIEKAQLLKKLQKLGFLSSEASLPNVLSLSIRDLMERRLQTMVYKKMLANSAKQARQFITHKHITVNEKIITAPSYLVSLNEEHTISFIERSAISNPEHPERASLEKKKKTDTPGAEPVKKETLKSKPKKEQAKPKK; translated from the coding sequence ATGGGAGATCCTAAAAAAACAAGAAAAAAATATTCAGGTCCAAATCATCCTTGGAATAAAGAACGAATAGAAGAGGAAAAAGCACTTAAAGCAGAGTTTGGATTAAAAAACAAAACTGAAATTTATAGGATGAATTCATTATTGAGAAATTTCTTTCTTCAAGCAAAAAAACTTGTTACTCAAACAGGTAGTCAAGCTGAAATTGAAAAAGCACAATTACTTAAAAAATTACAAAAACTTGGATTTTTAAGTTCTGAAGCTTCTCTTCCTAATGTATTATCACTTTCAATTCGCGATTTAATGGAGCGAAGATTACAAACAATGGTCTACAAAAAAATGTTAGCAAATTCAGCTAAACAAGCTAGACAATTTATCACTCATAAACATATTACTGTTAATGAGAAAATCATAACTGCGCCATCTTATTTAGTTTCATTAAATGAAGAACATACAATTTCATTTATTGAACGATCAGCAATATCTAATCCAGAACATCCAGAACGTGCTTCACTTGAAAAAAAGAAAAAAACAGACACGCCTGGTGCTGAACCAGTAAAAAAAGAAACATTAAAATCAAAGCCTAAAAAAGAACAGGCTAAACCCAAAAAATAA
- a CDS encoding nascent polypeptide-associated complex protein: MFPGVNPRQMQGMMKKMGVSQVDIPATEVIIKTADKEIIIVNPQVAKVKMMGQETFQISGEIHEREVSTEPEINEDDIQTVIDQTGVQKEDAMNALKAAKGDLAQAIIDIQEQSDE, translated from the coding sequence ATGTTTCCAGGTGTTAATCCAAGACAAATGCAAGGAATGATGAAAAAGATGGGTGTTTCTCAAGTAGATATTCCTGCAACTGAAGTTATTATCAAAACTGCTGATAAAGAAATTATTATAGTTAATCCTCAGGTTGCAAAAGTTAAAATGATGGGGCAAGAAACATTTCAGATTTCTGGCGAAATTCATGAACGGGAAGTATCAACTGAACCTGAAATTAATGAAGACGATATTCAAACAGTTATAGATCAAACAGGAGTTCAAAAAGAAGATGCAATGAATGCATTAAAAGCGGCTAAAGGAGATTTAGCTCAAGCAATTATTGATATCCAAGAACAATCCGACGAGTAA
- a CDS encoding 30S ribosomal protein S13 yields the protein MSEQKQEFKHIVRVANTDLDGNKPIQQALLKIKGIGFSLANAVCQYAKVEGNKKTGYLLDDETEQLTDVLQNPHSYKMPSWMLNRQKDVETGEDMHLLGPSLKFQKDNDIKLLKKIKCFKGVRHQAGLPLRGQRTGSNFRSKRGTSLGVKKKTK from the coding sequence ATGTCAGAACAAAAACAAGAGTTCAAACACATCGTGCGTGTAGCAAATACTGATTTAGATGGTAACAAACCTATTCAGCAAGCTTTGCTTAAAATTAAAGGAATTGGTTTTTCTTTAGCTAATGCAGTTTGCCAATACGCAAAAGTTGAAGGTAATAAAAAAACTGGATATCTTTTAGATGACGAAACTGAACAATTAACTGATGTTCTTCAAAATCCACATTCATACAAAATGCCTTCTTGGATGTTAAATCGACAAAAAGATGTTGAAACTGGAGAAGATATGCATTTGTTAGGGCCTAGTCTTAAATTTCAAAAAGATAATGACATCAAACTTCTTAAAAAAATTAAATGCTTTAAAGGTGTTAGACACCAAGCAGGCCTTCCACTAAGAGGTCAAAGAACCGGTTCTAATTTTAGAAGTAAAAGAGGAACTAGTTTAGGCGTTAAGAAAAAAACAAAATAA
- a CDS encoding DNA-directed RNA polymerase subunit N — MLIPIRCWSCGKPIGQFWDEFKERTKKGEEIKTVLDSFGLDRYCCRQQIMGNVDLIDTVAKFKKF; from the coding sequence ATGTTAATACCTATTCGTTGTTGGAGTTGTGGAAAGCCAATTGGTCAGTTTTGGGATGAGTTCAAAGAACGAACCAAGAAAGGTGAAGAGATCAAGACAGTATTAGATTCATTTGGTTTGGATCGTTATTGTTGTAGACAACAAATCATGGGTAATGTTGATCTTATTGATACTGTTGCAAAGTTTAAGAAGTTTTAG
- a CDS encoding HIT domain-containing protein, with protein MELSPEQQEALEQQKQQCIFCQIVSGKIPGKKIYENEHILAFMDIRPATKGHVLLIPKEHYFIMPVIPPEIFKQLMIKVRDISKSMKDSMLSDYTTAFIANGGVAGQQIPHVVIHLIPREKGDGLNNFEIPEKPSLEADVSEVVQKVKPILNAMLDKNLTMLGYKGSAGGESLGGQNNTTVARGDVGVSKELGKEQIVQIINQNPQLKEIILKQPDQFKQLVPTHPQLKDLFKNVDLDEIIALVSGKPFEKKETEPSEQSEEKENLGSSVETKTEKKDDANLDLVSKLFG; from the coding sequence ATGGAATTATCCCCCGAACAACAAGAAGCGCTTGAACAGCAAAAACAACAATGCATATTCTGCCAGATAGTTTCAGGAAAAATTCCAGGGAAAAAAATATATGAAAATGAACACATCTTAGCTTTCATGGATATAAGGCCCGCAACTAAAGGTCACGTCCTATTAATCCCAAAAGAACATTATTTCATAATGCCAGTAATACCCCCTGAAATTTTTAAACAATTAATGATTAAAGTTCGAGATATTTCTAAATCAATGAAAGATTCTATGCTTAGCGATTACACCACCGCATTCATTGCCAACGGAGGCGTTGCAGGACAACAAATACCTCACGTAGTAATTCATTTAATCCCTCGCGAAAAAGGAGATGGATTAAATAATTTCGAAATACCTGAAAAACCATCTTTAGAAGCAGACGTTTCAGAAGTCGTTCAAAAAGTTAAACCTATTTTAAATGCAATGCTTGATAAAAATCTAACTATGCTTGGCTATAAAGGTTCTGCAGGAGGAGAGAGTTTAGGAGGACAAAATAATACAACTGTTGCCCGCGGAGACGTTGGAGTTTCAAAAGAACTTGGAAAAGAACAAATTGTACAAATAATAAATCAAAACCCCCAATTAAAAGAAATCATACTCAAACAACCAGATCAATTCAAACAATTAGTACCCACACACCCACAATTAAAAGACCTATTCAAAAATGTCGATTTAGACGAAATCATCGCACTTGTTAGCGGAAAACCATTTGAAAAAAAAGAAACTGAACCGAGTGAGCAATCCGAAGAAAAAGAAAATTTAGGATCCAGTGTCGAAACTAAAACCGAAAAAAAAGATGACGCAAATCTTGATTTGGTTTCAAAACTATTTGGATAA
- the rpsI gene encoding 30S ribosomal protein S9, whose product MIAAGSRKRSIARAVLKEGKGLVRVNGQSLEFFRSELVRMKIREPLLLVGDMANKLHIDVTVNGGGVNGQAEAARLAICRALSEFGGAAVRKTLGDYDRAFIVADVRRKEVCKPNDSKARAKRQKSYR is encoded by the coding sequence ATTATCGCGGCAGGTAGTCGTAAGCGTTCAATTGCAAGAGCAGTTTTAAAAGAAGGTAAAGGTTTAGTTCGTGTTAATGGGCAATCTTTAGAGTTTTTTAGATCTGAGTTAGTTAGAATGAAAATCAGAGAACCACTTTTATTAGTTGGTGATATGGCAAACAAACTCCACATTGATGTAACGGTTAATGGTGGCGGAGTTAATGGTCAAGCAGAAGCTGCAAGATTAGCTATTTGCCGTGCACTTTCCGAATTTGGTGGTGCTGCAGTTCGTAAAACTTTGGGAGATTATGATAGAGCATTTATTGTTGCAGATGTTAGGCGTAAAGAAGTTTGTAAACCTAATGATTCAAAAGCACGTGCTAAACGTCAGAAATCATATCGTTAA
- a CDS encoding 50S ribosomal protein L18e — MAKRTGPSNPVLIQLIHELKKKAIDDNAGLWKRIATDLEKSSRQRRIVNLSRLNRFTKENEIIIVPGKVLGSGILNHSITIAAFDFSDGAVDALKAQKCNVLSIDDLMKKNPKTKDVRIIG, encoded by the coding sequence ATGGCAAAAAGAACTGGTCCATCCAATCCTGTATTAATTCAACTTATTCATGAGTTGAAGAAGAAAGCAATAGATGACAATGCAGGTTTGTGGAAAAGAATAGCAACTGATTTGGAAAAATCTTCAAGACAAAGACGTATTGTTAATTTGTCTAGATTAAACAGGTTTACCAAAGAAAATGAGATTATTATTGTTCCTGGTAAAGTTTTAGGTTCTGGAATTTTAAATCATTCTATAACTATTGCAGCGTTTGATTTTTCTGATGGTGCAGTTGATGCATTAAAAGCTCAAAAGTGTAATGTTTTATCTATTGATGATTTAATGAAAAAGAATCCTAAAACAAAAGATGTGAGGATTATTGGTTAA
- a CDS encoding P-loop NTPase: MTILSLVSAKGGVGKTTVSINLSSALSPHFETNNSSVILVDADFIHPNISLNLGFPNLTKNLNSAINGTHPVHSCLYQHNSGLKFVPSSIFQKDYHNSLITHLKPHLIDLSKRKPHAHFPKRGASTNSMAQNNSTNLVVVDSADDHFHTMHTMQASDHVIAVCTACPNSVHDTKKFIEQSNSIGINIEGVIVNQFKSDEFDHSLFEISEKLSKPILGVIPFDNSVRSASKLNHPVVFAHPDSDSASAFRKLAVSLLAGDPYA; encoded by the coding sequence ATGACTATATTAAGTTTAGTTTCTGCAAAAGGAGGTGTAGGTAAAACCACTGTTTCTATTAATTTAAGTTCTGCACTTTCGCCACATTTTGAAACTAATAATTCTTCAGTAATTCTTGTTGACGCGGATTTTATTCATCCAAACATCAGTCTTAATTTAGGCTTTCCTAATTTAACTAAAAATTTAAACTCTGCAATTAATGGAACTCACCCAGTTCATTCTTGTTTGTATCAACACAATTCTGGATTGAAGTTTGTTCCTTCCTCAATTTTTCAAAAAGACTATCATAATTCTTTAATTACTCATCTTAAACCTCATCTTATTGATTTATCTAAAAGAAAACCTCATGCGCATTTTCCCAAAAGAGGCGCGTCTACAAATAGTATGGCCCAAAATAATTCTACAAATTTAGTTGTGGTTGATTCTGCAGACGATCATTTCCACACTATGCATACTATGCAAGCATCAGATCATGTGATCGCAGTATGTACTGCATGTCCTAATTCAGTTCATGATACTAAGAAGTTTATAGAACAATCAAATTCAATTGGAATTAATATCGAAGGAGTTATTGTTAATCAGTTTAAATCTGATGAGTTTGATCATTCGCTTTTTGAAATTAGTGAAAAATTATCAAAACCTATTTTAGGGGTTATTCCTTTTGATAATTCGGTAAGGTCTGCATCAAAGCTTAATCATCCTGTGGTATTCGCACATCCTGATTCAGACTCCGCGAGTGCTTTTCGCAAGTTAGCAGTTTCTTTGCTCGCAGGTGACCCATATGCCTAG
- a CDS encoding HIT family protein — MSSDKILDGTEILYEDDVVYAVIPKTPAIKGHIQVITKKKYKSFESVPDKDVEHLMYTASFTATALFENLQPGGTNIMLDTGNMFSEDENHIIVNVIARNTEDGLNFLWTPQQIPEGEISQIQEKIKNKCDMIGVKVKEKEVLDLDKQKPEQIGKIKQDGDSPDLKKDESANSKLHEDKYKKAYDKGTQEKQYDEDCESYLVKQLRRTP, encoded by the coding sequence ATGAGTTCAGATAAAATATTAGACGGAACTGAAATATTGTATGAAGATGATGTAGTCTACGCAGTAATTCCTAAAACACCTGCAATAAAAGGACACATACAAGTAATCACAAAGAAAAAATACAAGTCATTTGAAAGTGTTCCAGATAAAGATGTTGAACATTTAATGTATACTGCAAGCTTTACTGCAACCGCATTATTTGAAAATTTACAGCCAGGAGGCACAAATATTATGCTAGATACCGGCAACATGTTTAGTGAAGATGAAAATCACATAATTGTTAATGTAATTGCAAGAAATACTGAGGATGGACTAAATTTTTTATGGACTCCGCAACAAATCCCCGAAGGCGAAATTTCGCAAATTCAAGAAAAAATAAAAAACAAATGCGATATGATAGGGGTCAAAGTAAAAGAAAAAGAAGTTTTGGATTTAGACAAACAAAAACCAGAACAAATTGGCAAAATTAAACAAGACGGAGACTCCCCCGACTTAAAAAAAGATGAATCTGCGAATTCTAAACTTCACGAAGATAAATATAAAAAAGCGTATGACAAGGGAACTCAAGAAAAACAATACGATGAAGATTGCGAAAGTTACCTCGTTAAACAATTAAGAAGAACGCCTTGA
- a CDS encoding preprotein translocase subunit Sec61beta has product MSKSNKVSMPSGIGGLTRYFDDYKSSIQIKPGHVVIVCIVVMIIILLLHVMGGTFTVTS; this is encoded by the coding sequence ATGTCAAAATCAAATAAAGTATCAATGCCTTCAGGAATTGGCGGTTTAACAAGATATTTTGATGATTATAAATCAAGTATTCAAATTAAACCAGGTCATGTTGTCATAGTATGTATTGTAGTTATGATTATAATTCTTCTTTTACATGTTATGGGTGGCACATTTACAGTAACTAGTTAA
- a CDS encoding leucine--tRNA ligase encodes MVSFNEIQDKWQKRWDESGVFKASDESDKPKFYCLEMYPYPSGKLHIGHVRNYAIGDCFARFKRMNGFKVLYPMGYDSFGLPAENAAIKNKSHPRQWTLKTSEMMMGQQKMLGLSYDWDRFVTSFDSDYYKWNQWIFLQLFKKGLAYKKAAPINWCPDCATVLANEQVENGKCWRCKFVVEEKNLEQWFFKITDYADRLLKDLDLLENWPEKVKTMQRNWIGKSKGTLIDFDVVDCTGKKIDTIQTFTTRPDTIYGITYLVLAVEHPKVIEWAKGTDRENEIKKFIGEVKKKTVIERTAEGKEKNGEFLGVYGINPVNGEKFPLWIADYALYDYGTGAVMAVPAHDQRDYDFAKKYDLPIKVVINPKDGHVFDPKKLSRAFVDEGVMTDSGDFNGINNVDAIEEISQYLEKNGWGKRTINYKLRDWLISRQRYWGTPIPIIYCDACGVVPVPEEQLPVKLPDDVEFTGKCNPLTTSKIFNECTCPNCGIPAKRETDTMDTFIDSSWYFFRYCSNKFEGAPFKKDVADKWMSVDQYIGGIEHAILHLLYARFFTKFFKDIGLTNIDEPFKSLFCQGMVLKDGAKMSKSLGNVVDPGEIIDKYGSDTARFFILFAALPEKELDWSDTGVAGSFKFLNRVWRLIDPLPEFNDCELSSSDKQMVSKTHRAIQKVTELINEFKFSLALGAIMEFVNSISKYRESSKTDAGVEVVNEGVYVEALESVALLLAPFTPHISEEIWDLLGKNTSPKKDNFIAVAPWPVFDESKIDPEAEAQEDLIESVIADIRAVLELAKIDAPKKLTLFVAPVWKYEFMAQFKEAIKTTRNPGELIKLFMQTELKKYGQDITKLIPKLIKDTSKVPLVLIGQDKELESIKSSKSMLESEFNTVVEIVKTEDSNHPKAKNASPGKLAILIE; translated from the coding sequence ATGGTAAGTTTTAATGAAATTCAAGATAAATGGCAGAAACGTTGGGATGAATCAGGGGTGTTTAAAGCATCTGATGAGTCTGATAAACCTAAATTTTATTGTTTAGAAATGTATCCATATCCTTCTGGCAAACTTCATATTGGTCATGTGCGTAATTATGCAATCGGCGATTGCTTTGCACGTTTTAAACGTATGAATGGTTTCAAAGTTTTGTATCCTATGGGGTATGATAGTTTTGGTTTGCCTGCCGAAAATGCTGCAATAAAAAATAAGTCTCATCCAAGACAGTGGACTTTGAAAACTAGTGAGATGATGATGGGGCAGCAAAAAATGCTGGGATTAAGTTATGACTGGGATAGGTTTGTAACTAGTTTTGATTCTGATTATTACAAATGGAATCAGTGGATTTTTTTACAATTGTTCAAAAAGGGTTTGGCATACAAAAAAGCTGCACCTATTAATTGGTGTCCTGATTGTGCAACAGTTCTGGCGAACGAACAAGTTGAAAATGGTAAGTGCTGGCGTTGCAAATTTGTTGTTGAAGAAAAGAATTTGGAGCAGTGGTTTTTCAAAATTACTGATTATGCAGATCGGTTACTCAAAGACTTGGACTTGTTAGAAAATTGGCCTGAAAAAGTTAAAACTATGCAGCGTAATTGGATTGGAAAATCAAAAGGCACGTTGATAGATTTTGATGTTGTAGATTGCACTGGTAAAAAAATTGATACTATCCAAACTTTTACTACTCGTCCTGATACTATTTATGGGATAACTTATTTGGTATTAGCAGTTGAACATCCTAAGGTTATTGAATGGGCTAAAGGAACTGATAGAGAAAATGAAATAAAGAAATTTATTGGTGAAGTTAAGAAAAAAACTGTTATCGAACGTACTGCGGAAGGAAAAGAAAAGAATGGTGAGTTCTTAGGCGTGTATGGGATAAATCCTGTTAATGGCGAGAAGTTTCCGTTGTGGATTGCAGATTATGCATTGTATGATTATGGGACTGGGGCAGTAATGGCAGTTCCCGCACACGATCAGAGAGATTATGATTTTGCAAAAAAATATGATCTTCCAATTAAAGTAGTTATTAATCCTAAAGATGGTCATGTATTTGATCCAAAAAAACTTTCTAGGGCATTTGTCGATGAAGGAGTTATGACTGATAGTGGAGATTTTAATGGAATTAATAATGTTGATGCTATTGAAGAAATTTCTCAATATTTAGAAAAAAATGGGTGGGGGAAACGAACAATTAATTACAAATTGCGTGATTGGTTAATTTCAAGACAACGTTATTGGGGAACTCCAATTCCGATTATTTATTGTGATGCTTGTGGTGTTGTTCCAGTTCCAGAAGAGCAGCTTCCAGTAAAACTTCCAGATGATGTTGAGTTTACTGGTAAATGTAATCCATTAACTACTTCAAAAATATTTAATGAGTGCACTTGTCCAAATTGTGGTATTCCTGCGAAACGTGAAACTGATACTATGGATACTTTTATTGATTCTAGTTGGTATTTTTTCAGATACTGTTCTAATAAATTTGAGGGTGCACCATTCAAAAAAGATGTTGCTGATAAGTGGATGTCTGTTGATCAATATATTGGGGGGATTGAACATGCAATTCTTCATTTATTGTATGCAAGGTTTTTTACTAAATTTTTCAAAGATATTGGTTTGACTAATATTGATGAGCCGTTTAAGAGTTTATTTTGTCAGGGGATGGTATTAAAAGATGGTGCTAAGATGAGTAAATCTCTTGGCAATGTTGTGGACCCTGGTGAAATTATTGATAAATATGGTTCTGATACTGCCAGGTTTTTTATTTTATTTGCGGCACTTCCAGAAAAAGAGTTAGATTGGTCTGATACTGGTGTTGCAGGTAGTTTTAAATTTCTTAATCGTGTGTGGAGACTAATTGATCCTCTTCCTGAATTTAATGATTGCGAGTTATCATCTTCAGATAAGCAAATGGTTTCGAAGACTCATAGGGCAATTCAAAAAGTAACTGAGTTGATTAATGAGTTTAAGTTTTCGTTAGCATTAGGTGCAATAATGGAATTTGTCAATTCAATTTCAAAATATAGAGAATCATCAAAAACTGACGCAGGGGTAGAAGTTGTAAATGAGGGTGTATATGTTGAAGCGTTAGAATCAGTAGCATTACTTTTAGCACCATTTACGCCTCACATTTCAGAAGAGATTTGGGATTTACTTGGAAAAAATACTTCTCCTAAAAAAGACAATTTTATTGCAGTTGCACCTTGGCCTGTTTTTGATGAGTCCAAAATAGATCCAGAAGCTGAGGCTCAAGAAGATTTAATTGAGTCAGTTATTGCAGATATTCGTGCAGTTCTTGAATTGGCAAAAATTGATGCTCCAAAAAAATTGACTTTGTTTGTGGCGCCTGTTTGGAAATATGAGTTTATGGCACAATTTAAAGAAGCAATAAAGACAACTAGAAATCCTGGAGAGTTAATTAAGTTGTTTATGCAAACTGAGTTAAAAAAATATGGTCAAGATATTACTAAGTTGATTCCTAAGTTGATTAAAGATACATCTAAAGTGCCGTTAGTTCTTATTGGGCAAGATAAAGAATTAGAATCAATTAAATCTAGTAAATCTATGTTGGAGTCTGAATTTAATACTGTTGTTGAAATTGTGAAAACTGAAGATTCAAATCATCCTAAAGCTAAGAATGCTAGTCCGGGGAAATTGGCTATACTGATCGAATAA